The following coding sequences are from one Tolumonas lignilytica window:
- a CDS encoding aldo/keto reductase, with translation MISRVEAAPNGFQLSEFIQGYWRLADWQMSPVQRLDFLKQHLELGITSIDHADIYGNYSCEQLFGEALALEPALRQQLEIVSKCDIKLLSDKYPQRTVKHYDTSAAHIVASVEASLTHLGTDYLDLLLIHRPDPLMNADEVAEAFTRLQASGKVRHFGVSNFTPYQFDLLQSRLDFSLVTNQVEVNPINLFALHDGTLDQMQMKRIRPMIWSALGGGAIFTSQTEQAHRLRTVLSNISEELGGAGLDQVIYAWLLKLPCQPLPIIGSGNIDRVRAAVAAKELSLTREQWFQIWEASQGHEVA, from the coding sequence ATGATTTCACGTGTAGAAGCAGCACCGAACGGCTTTCAGTTATCCGAATTTATTCAAGGCTACTGGCGACTGGCTGACTGGCAGATGTCACCCGTTCAGCGGCTGGATTTTTTGAAACAACACCTCGAACTGGGCATTACATCGATTGACCATGCCGATATTTATGGCAATTACAGTTGCGAACAACTGTTTGGCGAGGCGCTGGCGCTGGAACCAGCTCTGCGTCAGCAGCTGGAGATCGTCAGCAAATGTGATATCAAATTGCTGTCCGATAAATATCCGCAGCGCACCGTGAAGCATTATGACACCTCTGCCGCGCACATTGTGGCCTCGGTTGAAGCCTCGTTGACGCATCTGGGAACAGACTACCTGGATCTGTTGCTGATCCATCGTCCTGACCCGTTGATGAATGCCGATGAGGTGGCTGAGGCATTTACCCGTCTGCAGGCCAGCGGTAAAGTTCGCCATTTCGGTGTTTCCAATTTCACGCCTTATCAGTTTGACTTATTGCAATCCCGCCTGGATTTTTCGTTGGTGACGAATCAGGTGGAGGTCAACCCGATCAATCTGTTTGCGCTGCATGATGGCACGCTGGATCAAATGCAGATGAAGCGGATCCGCCCCATGATCTGGTCTGCCTTGGGCGGAGGTGCGATCTTCACATCACAAACGGAACAGGCGCATCGTTTACGCACGGTATTGAGCAACATCAGCGAAGAGCTGGGCGGTGCCGGTTTGGATCAGGTGATTTACGCTTGGTTGCTGAAACTGCCATGCCAGCCATTACCTATTATTGGCTCTGGCAATATCGATCGGGTGCGAGCTGCCGTGGCCGCCAAGGAACTGAGCCTGACGCGCGAGCAATGGTTCCAGATCTGGGAAGCGTCTCAAGGGCACGAGGTCGCTTGA